In Ruminiclostridium papyrosolvens DSM 2782, the following proteins share a genomic window:
- a CDS encoding pentapeptide repeat-containing protein has translation MVKKRMLITSLIIVLFVFLTGCSLPHSKANISTFNISPVIKNVQQSDIEKEKIFLETQKLKEEYDSRIYSLLIQFIPIILAFVTLIITTRNTSKALKLQSEGLSNQIRHNEKERVSNLLKELGNTDTTIRLSAIQALSEYSNSIQFLINVLKIDNNSDVISTCLAALLKMPTKTLPYLLDESKSLLEKQFELASKLLYLGMSKEEITENFFFDMDEVNSRNNDYRNIQIQKTLNWKINSTQKLKNLSISEITEEEKNQMIGEWISTSEEYDRIIKAISRIIELISRSGDKYDLSQTCLRGIFLEGVDLSGWNFNGADLRRSRFAFSNCQKAVFTNTDLTGANFNHALLSETKFDYSVTNKTNFIATKIDNASFISSKGVNAKFHGATIKDTDFATSELKHCFFENTKQTNNHYTNAKLYSTVFCKSELKSINFSSTDLSGTDLSTTKSDNCNFSHSIFAGTNLNDSSFVNSTFIETRFKKIKSFQNVLFKNNFSREIVYIDDSMNFSEFYNKEIV, from the coding sequence ATGGTTAAGAAAAGAATGCTAATAACCAGCCTAATTATAGTACTTTTTGTATTTCTTACAGGGTGCAGTTTGCCCCATAGTAAAGCTAATATAAGTACATTCAATATATCTCCTGTTATAAAAAATGTACAGCAATCTGATATAGAAAAAGAGAAAATATTTCTAGAAACTCAAAAGCTTAAGGAGGAGTATGATTCAAGAATCTATTCCCTATTAATTCAGTTTATACCTATTATTCTCGCTTTTGTAACATTAATTATTACAACCAGAAATACATCAAAGGCATTGAAATTACAATCTGAAGGTCTTTCTAATCAAATTAGGCACAACGAAAAGGAGCGTGTTTCAAATTTACTTAAAGAATTGGGAAACACCGATACCACCATTCGATTGTCTGCTATACAAGCGCTAAGTGAATACAGTAATTCTATTCAGTTTCTGATAAATGTCTTAAAAATTGATAACAATAGCGATGTTATTTCTACCTGTCTTGCCGCTTTGTTAAAGATGCCCACTAAAACATTGCCATATTTACTTGATGAAAGTAAATCTTTACTTGAAAAACAATTCGAACTGGCAAGTAAGCTATTATACCTTGGAATGTCCAAGGAAGAAATAACAGAAAACTTCTTCTTTGATATGGATGAGGTTAATAGCAGGAACAATGATTATAGAAATATTCAGATTCAGAAAACACTAAATTGGAAAATAAACTCTACACAGAAACTAAAAAATCTTTCAATTTCAGAAATTACTGAAGAGGAAAAAAACCAGATGATTGGTGAATGGATATCAACTTCAGAAGAATACGATAGAATTATAAAGGCTATATCTAGAATTATTGAATTAATTTCTAGATCTGGTGACAAGTACGATTTAAGTCAGACATGCTTACGAGGGATATTTTTAGAGGGTGTCGATCTGTCAGGCTGGAATTTTAACGGTGCAGATTTAAGAAGATCCAGATTTGCTTTTTCCAATTGCCAAAAAGCCGTTTTCACAAATACAGATTTAACGGGGGCAAATTTTAACCATGCTTTGTTATCGGAAACAAAGTTTGATTACTCTGTTACTAATAAAACCAACTTTATTGCAACAAAAATAGACAATGCATCGTTTATATCCAGTAAGGGCGTAAATGCAAAATTTCATGGAGCTACCATAAAAGACACTGATTTTGCCACTAGTGAACTTAAGCATTGTTTTTTCGAGAACACTAAACAAACAAATAATCACTATACTAATGCTAAACTTTATAGTACTGTATTCTGTAAATCTGAATTAAAAAGCATTAATTTTTCCTCTACTGACCTTAGCGGCACAGATTTAAGTACCACAAAGTCGGACAACTGCAACTTCTCCCACTCAATCTTTGCCGGAACAAATCTTAATGACTCTTCTTTTGTAAATTCCACGTTTATTGAAACAAGGTTTAAGAAAATAAAGAGTTTTCAAAATGTGTTGTTTAAAAATAATTTTAGCAGAGAAATAGTTTATATTGATGATTCCATGAATTTCTCTGAGTTCTATAATAAGGAAATTGTATAA
- a CDS encoding CotH kinase family protein, whose product METKRDKNGTYIILAVCLLCAIFFLMTMAQSNSVPANGGLSPKDLSVNAIKYTKTLFDDSKVHTIDIQVDNRIWNNMIENATYEKYIPCTMVIDGVRIKEVGIRPKGDTSLKHVMDMNSQNFSFKVEFDHYKKQSFDGLDKMILNSCSQDTTYMKDYLAQHMMNYMGIAAPLSSYVSITLNGKAFGFYLAMEAVEKSFCVRNYGVIDGKLYKPDALELPKYDYIKIMGSETEDGQSAVEYMANVMSGNAYKGLDSSTRVDMLGDMAKVLIHSNEINTDATGLAYIDNNPKSYKAILKSGVFTVDESDEGRLIKSIQKLNSGKDFDNTVDVDSVIKYFVVHNFVDNCDGYTSIFSHNYYLFERAGKLSMIPWDYNLAFGSFAVDPGNSSSNLFGNYIKTTDARYGMSSTKSMVNYPIDTPVFNADLDKRPMMNEILTKSKYSDKYHQYFKKFITDYFSSGYFDTFYETTVEMISPYIQNDKKGFFTYNQFVEGVSDLNKFCKLRAKSVQAQLNNILPSTLKGQKEHPETLIDTHNLDMTKTITMYSLLGITNKDMDGVLKILLNYLSEEYKTDGKIDLTKFKSSEDIIYLKKIFGVLGPIAYEVSKSVRASDNIQVNTGLSKVLIIMSSIAIIIFSILLSRYSRVKYKKRRARRGRFEITP is encoded by the coding sequence ATGGAAACAAAAAGGGATAAAAATGGTACATATATAATTTTGGCCGTTTGCCTGCTTTGTGCGATATTTTTTCTAATGACTATGGCACAAAGTAATAGTGTTCCTGCAAATGGGGGGTTAAGTCCCAAGGATTTATCAGTCAATGCTATAAAGTACACTAAAACACTTTTTGATGATTCCAAAGTACATACTATTGATATTCAAGTTGATAATCGAATATGGAATAACATGATAGAAAATGCCACATATGAAAAATATATTCCTTGTACGATGGTTATAGATGGTGTCAGGATTAAAGAAGTTGGGATAAGGCCTAAAGGCGATACATCCTTAAAACATGTAATGGACATGAATTCTCAAAACTTCAGTTTTAAGGTTGAATTTGATCACTATAAAAAACAGAGTTTTGACGGACTTGATAAAATGATACTAAATAGCTGTTCTCAGGATACAACCTATATGAAGGATTACTTGGCGCAGCATATGATGAATTATATGGGAATAGCAGCTCCGTTGTCCAGCTATGTAAGTATAACATTAAACGGAAAGGCTTTTGGCTTTTATCTGGCTATGGAAGCTGTAGAAAAATCTTTCTGTGTGAGAAATTACGGCGTCATTGATGGAAAGCTGTATAAGCCTGATGCACTTGAGCTGCCCAAATATGACTATATAAAAATTATGGGCAGCGAGACGGAAGACGGTCAATCGGCAGTTGAGTATATGGCAAATGTTATGTCAGGCAATGCCTATAAAGGCCTTGACAGCAGCACAAGGGTTGACATGCTGGGGGATATGGCAAAAGTACTTATTCATTCAAATGAAATTAACACAGATGCCACAGGTTTGGCATATATTGATAATAATCCTAAGAGCTATAAAGCCATTTTGAAATCAGGAGTCTTCACTGTAGATGAAAGTGACGAAGGAAGATTGATTAAATCAATACAAAAGCTGAACAGCGGTAAAGATTTTGATAACACAGTGGATGTTGACTCTGTAATAAAGTACTTCGTAGTCCATAACTTTGTGGATAATTGTGATGGGTATACAAGTATCTTTTCACATAACTATTATCTTTTTGAGCGTGCCGGTAAATTGTCAATGATACCTTGGGACTATAACTTGGCGTTTGGTTCCTTTGCAGTTGATCCGGGAAATTCATCTTCCAACCTGTTCGGTAATTATATAAAAACAACAGATGCTCGATATGGAATGAGTTCTACCAAAAGTATGGTTAATTACCCTATTGATACACCTGTATTTAATGCTGATTTGGATAAAAGACCTATGATGAATGAGATACTTACAAAAAGTAAGTATTCAGATAAGTATCATCAGTATTTTAAAAAATTTATTACTGACTATTTTAGCAGCGGCTACTTTGACACGTTTTATGAAACCACTGTTGAAATGATATCTCCATATATCCAAAATGATAAGAAGGGGTTTTTTACATACAATCAGTTTGTGGAGGGGGTTAGTGATTTAAATAAATTCTGCAAGCTCAGAGCCAAAAGTGTTCAGGCACAGTTAAACAACATTTTACCGTCTACCTTAAAAGGACAAAAAGAGCACCCCGAAACACTTATTGATACACACAATTTGGATATGACCAAAACAATTACAATGTATTCTTTATTGGGAATTACCAACAAAGATATGGATGGGGTATTAAAAATACTTTTGAATTACCTTTCGGAAGAATACAAAACAGACGGTAAAATTGATCTCACCAAATTTAAGTCATCAGAGGATATTATATACCTGAAAAAAATCTTTGGAGTATTGGGGCCAATCGCTTACGAGGTTTCAAAAAGTGTCAGAGCATCAGATAATATTCAAGTAAATACAGGCTTATCAAAAGTTTTGATAATTATGTCCTCAATTGCAATAATCATATTTTCCATATTACTAAGCAGGTATTCACGTGTAAAGTATAAAAAAAGAAGAGCAAGGAGGGGGAGATTTGAAATTACGCCATGA
- a CDS encoding TetR/AcrR family transcriptional regulator C-terminal domain-containing protein has translation MINVSKSRQFTLGILLDAFWKLYRNHDIEKITIKKITDTAGYNRITFYDYFQDIYDALDCLENKVLSDIEYQLYNLINDSENNSKDTLLEKVVALFEEYQDFLERFFSDSSNTGFEKKLQKLIKGLLTNYSSSQTDFTNVYVLEFYTSGLVGAFRMWFKSDCNTPFKAFLYIIYSIIKAD, from the coding sequence ATGATTAATGTGTCAAAAAGTAGACAATTTACACTGGGAATTTTATTGGATGCATTCTGGAAATTATATAGAAATCATGATATAGAAAAAATTACGATTAAAAAGATTACAGATACCGCAGGATACAATCGAATTACCTTCTATGATTACTTTCAAGATATATATGATGCTCTTGATTGTCTTGAAAACAAAGTATTGTCTGATATTGAATATCAATTATATAATCTGATTAATGATTCAGAAAATAATTCTAAGGATACTTTACTCGAAAAAGTAGTAGCTTTGTTCGAAGAGTACCAGGACTTTCTAGAAAGATTTTTTAGTGACAGCAGCAATACAGGTTTTGAAAAAAAGTTGCAGAAGCTTATTAAAGGTCTGCTGACAAACTACTCATCCAGCCAAACAGACTTTACCAACGTATATGTCCTTGAATTTTATACCTCAGGCCTTGTAGGTGCTTTCAGAATGTGGTTTAAAAGTGACTGCAATACACCATTTAAAGCTTTTCTCTACATAATATACTCTATTATAAAGGCAGATTAA
- the aspS gene encoding aspartate--tRNA ligase, protein MNTSNIYRNRTMDKISESDVGWGLKIAGWVENIRDHGGVSFIDLRDMYGVMQVVMRDKELLAGINKEDCICVEGKIEIRDEETYNPKIPTGTIEMEAQSVEVLGKVYKQLPFEIMTSKEIREDLRLKYRYLDLRNKKVKDNIIFRSEVISFLRQKMTDMGFLEIQTPILCASSPEGARDYIVPSRKYKGKFYALPQAPQQYKQLLMVSGFDKYFQIAPCFRDEDARADRSPGEFYQLDFEMSFATQEDVFRTGEEVLTAAFKKFAPEGSFVTEAPYPIICYKQAMLEFGTDKPDLRNPLRIVDVTDFFQRCTFKPFHNKTVRAIKVHAEMSKGFHEKLLEFAVSIGMGGLGYLEVNDDMTYKGPIDKFIPDDMKGEIAQIAGLNQGDTIFFIADTEDRAALLAGQIRTELGNRLDICEKNAYRFCFVNDFPMFEYDKEEEKIIFTHNPFSMPQGGLEALNSKNPLEILAYQYDIVCNGIELSSGAVRNHNLDIMVRAFEIAGYTEEDLQQKFGALYNAFQYGAPPHAGMAPGVDRMIMLLRNEENIREVIPFPLNGNAQDMMCCAPNEVTEKQLREVHIKIR, encoded by the coding sequence ATGAACACATCAAACATATATCGTAACAGAACAATGGACAAAATCAGCGAAAGCGACGTTGGCTGGGGATTAAAAATAGCAGGCTGGGTTGAGAATATCAGGGATCACGGAGGAGTTTCCTTTATAGATCTCAGAGATATGTATGGGGTAATGCAGGTTGTAATGCGAGACAAAGAGCTTTTAGCCGGAATCAACAAGGAAGACTGTATATGCGTTGAGGGTAAAATTGAAATACGTGACGAAGAAACATATAATCCTAAAATCCCTACAGGAACAATTGAAATGGAAGCACAATCCGTTGAAGTGCTTGGCAAGGTATACAAACAGCTGCCTTTTGAAATAATGACTTCAAAGGAAATAAGAGAAGACTTACGTCTTAAATACCGCTATCTTGACCTGCGTAATAAGAAAGTAAAGGACAATATAATTTTCAGATCAGAAGTTATCAGCTTTTTAAGACAAAAGATGACTGATATGGGCTTTCTGGAAATCCAGACTCCTATTCTCTGTGCGTCATCACCTGAGGGTGCGAGAGATTATATAGTACCCTCCCGTAAATATAAAGGAAAGTTCTATGCACTTCCACAGGCTCCTCAGCAATACAAGCAGCTTTTAATGGTATCGGGTTTTGACAAGTATTTTCAGATTGCACCCTGCTTCCGTGATGAGGATGCCCGTGCTGACCGCTCACCGGGAGAGTTTTACCAGCTTGACTTTGAAATGAGCTTTGCCACACAGGAAGATGTATTCCGCACAGGTGAAGAAGTTCTGACAGCTGCATTTAAGAAGTTTGCCCCGGAAGGCAGTTTTGTAACAGAGGCACCATATCCCATAATATGCTATAAGCAGGCAATGCTTGAATTCGGAACAGATAAACCGGATTTGAGGAATCCTCTCAGAATAGTAGATGTAACTGATTTCTTCCAGAGATGTACCTTTAAACCTTTCCACAACAAAACAGTTCGTGCAATCAAGGTACATGCTGAAATGTCAAAAGGATTTCATGAAAAATTATTAGAGTTTGCCGTGTCAATCGGGATGGGTGGTCTGGGATATCTGGAAGTAAATGACGATATGACATATAAAGGGCCTATAGACAAGTTTATTCCCGACGACATGAAGGGCGAGATTGCACAAATTGCGGGGTTGAATCAGGGAGATACAATATTCTTTATAGCAGATACAGAAGACCGTGCAGCGCTTTTGGCAGGACAGATTCGTACAGAACTTGGCAATCGTCTTGATATTTGTGAAAAAAATGCATATCGTTTCTGCTTTGTTAATGATTTCCCTATGTTCGAGTATGACAAAGAAGAAGAGAAGATTATATTTACACATAATCCCTTCTCAATGCCACAAGGTGGACTGGAGGCACTTAACAGCAAAAATCCTCTGGAGATTCTTGCATATCAGTATGATATAGTTTGTAACGGCATTGAGCTGTCTTCAGGTGCGGTCAGAAACCATAACTTGGATATAATGGTCAGAGCTTTTGAAATTGCAGGTTATACGGAAGAAGACCTTCAGCAGAAGTTTGGCGCATTGTACAATGCATTTCAGTATGGTGCTCCTCCTCATGCCGGAATGGCTCCTGGGGTTGACCGAATGATTATGCTGCTGAGAAACGAGGAAAATATCAGAGAGGTTATTCCATTCCCGCTCAATGGTAACGCTCAGGATATGATGTGCTGTGCTCCTAATGAAGTAACAGAAAAACAGCTTCGTGAAGTCCATATAAAAATAAGATAA
- a CDS encoding polyphosphate polymerase domain-containing protein, with translation MKLRHEYKIFLNYSDYLTVRSRLRAVIPHDNHVDETGEYKIRSLYFDNMYNKALYEKISGVSIREKFRIRCYNDNYDFIKLEKKSKINGMCSKVSETVTKEEVRRIIQGDTEWMLNSDRQLVSELYTKMKTEQLRPKVIVDYNREPFVYSAGNVRITLDRNVRTSINSVDMLNPNVPTVLAEGQTIILEVKYDNYKPTMISDIVMVQDRLVSSFSKYVACRKFG, from the coding sequence TTGAAATTACGCCATGAATACAAGATATTTCTTAATTATTCAGACTATCTTACCGTTCGCTCACGATTAAGAGCAGTAATACCTCATGATAACCACGTTGATGAAACAGGTGAATATAAAATAAGAAGTCTGTATTTTGATAACATGTACAACAAGGCGTTATACGAGAAAATAAGCGGAGTTAGTATACGGGAGAAATTCAGAATTCGCTGCTACAACGACAATTATGACTTTATAAAACTTGAGAAGAAAAGCAAAATAAACGGAATGTGCAGTAAGGTATCGGAAACAGTCACAAAAGAAGAAGTAAGGCGTATAATTCAGGGGGACACAGAATGGATGCTTAATTCTGACAGGCAACTTGTTTCAGAGTTATATACAAAAATGAAAACAGAACAACTAAGGCCCAAAGTGATTGTGGATTATAACCGTGAGCCCTTTGTATATTCAGCAGGAAATGTGAGAATTACATTGGACAGGAATGTAAGGACAAGTATAAATAGTGTGGATATGCTTAATCCCAATGTTCCTACAGTTCTGGCAGAAGGTCAGACAATAATTTTGGAGGTCAAATATGATAATTACAAACCCACCATGATTTCAGACATAGTCATGGTTCAGGACAGGCTTGTATCTTCCTTTTCAAAATATGTAGCCTGCAGAAAATTCGGATAA
- a CDS encoding reverse transcriptase family protein: MRIYKEEYFYNSILQCNKQKVLNGLEAKSEAYFKYEIPKANNKKRTISALDKDSLIYELQSNLYKNFFSFQPIPVCVKGFVKGNSYLDFLNAHIYDNYSTYFVRLDIRDFFDSISKETMISTLQEFINIEDVINVIYDICTLEDKLPQGAVTSPLLSNLVLRRIDQRVTLYCQSLGVAYTRYADDLLFSSNEIDFSQQKWFVKKIKYILGSIDLKINYNKIKYGKDLISINGYVVNSNVNLSRKKLYNLTSVLYFFNKNKGKYKKVYKVDNKIFMNTNWLHDLNTYLKNSTSTNLEFVSVHKLQNFLIGYRAYLISCISYSSENKVNQYSSKIKHIESIINKLLELNQ, translated from the coding sequence ATGAGAATTTATAAAGAAGAATATTTTTATAATAGTATATTACAATGTAATAAACAAAAAGTATTAAATGGTCTGGAAGCTAAAAGCGAGGCTTACTTTAAATACGAAATTCCAAAAGCAAATAATAAAAAAAGGACAATATCTGCACTTGATAAAGACAGTTTAATTTACGAGTTGCAGTCAAATTTATATAAGAACTTTTTTTCATTTCAGCCCATACCGGTATGTGTTAAAGGTTTCGTAAAAGGAAATAGCTATTTAGACTTTTTGAATGCCCATATTTACGATAATTATTCAACATATTTTGTTAGATTGGATATAAGAGACTTCTTTGATTCAATTAGCAAAGAGACGATGATTTCAACCCTACAGGAATTTATTAACATTGAAGATGTTATAAATGTCATTTATGATATTTGTACACTTGAAGATAAGCTCCCACAGGGAGCAGTTACTTCTCCTTTGTTATCCAATTTGGTTTTAAGAAGAATTGATCAAAGAGTAACACTATATTGCCAAAGCTTAGGCGTAGCCTATACTAGATATGCAGATGATTTGTTGTTTTCGAGCAATGAAATAGATTTTAGCCAGCAGAAATGGTTTGTTAAAAAGATAAAATACATATTAGGCAGTATAGATTTAAAAATTAACTACAATAAAATAAAGTATGGCAAAGATTTAATTTCCATAAATGGATATGTTGTTAATAGTAACGTTAATTTATCTAGGAAAAAGCTCTATAATTTAACATCGGTATTATACTTTTTCAATAAAAATAAAGGTAAATATAAAAAGGTATACAAAGTTGACAATAAAATATTTATGAATACCAATTGGTTGCACGACTTAAATACATATCTAAAAAACTCAACTTCAACAAATTTAGAATTTGTAAGTGTACATAAATTACAGAATTTTCTTATAGGGTATCGGGCTTATTTAATATCATGCATAAGTTATTCTAGTGAAAACAAAGTTAATCAATATAGTAGTAAAATAAAGCACATTGAGAGTATTATTAATAAACTTTTAGAGTTAAATCAATGA
- a CDS encoding retron Eco8 family effector endonuclease — MGIAKIEILNYKSIKKCNMDLTDINLLIGENGCGKSNILSAVKYFIQNLGSDEEINDCGNIFDINNPFSNCVKISIYFDISKFRLIASNQLLKNEVKRYRSYYLKIMKLSVNKLLKVSLTKIKGKRIIWNIPRDDRKILSSIFPVYFLDSRRIDLFNWSELWHSIGDLIKLDNDIRIEFQEAISKHMDECKDSKFIYTLKNINDIIKTSPVQLLQYSPKEYSNSLLKTYLQGDTFTYKTKKLAYFSNGTNAYNYTIFLLDILELISKTKLKTPTIVLDEPELSLHHSLIDNLSNKIFESGSYIKTIASTHSPRLVKNVLQDSEQRKLIYHVKFINSYSKISKMKLFTDINSREKTFITDDHSNAYFSKILLCVEGESDLAFFSNKYIRDIYPILNFVDIYKSMSNKVIENIIHPQKRKYSTTCITLLDMDKILNFDIKKSKFKLNSFFKKSGEAYKYQLSYNSAPLNYLYKRISGIVNKSHISYDDKWGFCDDAHYITLVKLLKEYFASQSIFINATTIEGMIVNKDNLQIFTDFYLKKLSDSELIKFHSIYDSFITVTEKCNFLRLLCNGKSDTILNTDKLKLPKTETKNIEILRKRKTDGWMSEFIEYYLEKLIERTGLVFSNFKEYKSLVNKYPDLKNFITNEFKVDFKELNSLIQLIELNSGVII; from the coding sequence ATGGGAATTGCTAAAATTGAAATATTAAATTATAAATCTATAAAAAAATGTAATATGGATTTGACTGACATAAATCTTTTAATAGGCGAAAATGGATGTGGTAAATCCAATATTTTAAGTGCTGTCAAATATTTTATCCAAAATTTAGGGTCTGATGAAGAAATAAATGATTGTGGCAATATTTTTGACATTAATAATCCATTCAGTAATTGTGTTAAAATAAGTATATATTTTGATATAAGTAAATTCAGATTGATTGCTTCAAATCAATTATTAAAAAACGAAGTTAAAAGATACAGAAGTTATTATCTTAAAATAATGAAATTATCTGTAAATAAACTATTAAAGGTATCTTTGACTAAAATAAAAGGCAAAAGGATTATATGGAATATACCTAGGGATGATAGAAAGATACTGAGTTCTATTTTTCCTGTCTATTTTCTAGATTCAAGAAGAATAGACTTATTTAATTGGTCTGAACTATGGCATTCTATAGGAGATTTGATAAAGCTAGATAATGATATACGTATCGAATTTCAAGAAGCTATTAGCAAGCATATGGATGAATGTAAAGATTCTAAATTCATATATACACTTAAAAATATTAATGACATTATCAAAACATCACCAGTACAGCTTTTACAATATTCACCTAAAGAATATTCTAATTCGCTTTTAAAAACATATTTGCAAGGAGATACATTTACTTATAAAACTAAAAAGCTTGCATATTTTTCCAATGGAACCAATGCATATAATTACACTATTTTTCTATTGGATATTCTGGAGCTGATTTCAAAGACAAAACTTAAAACGCCTACTATTGTACTAGATGAACCAGAATTAAGTCTGCATCATTCACTGATAGATAATCTTTCAAATAAGATATTTGAAAGCGGAAGTTATATAAAAACTATTGCTTCTACACATTCCCCAAGATTAGTTAAAAATGTTTTGCAAGATAGTGAGCAAAGAAAGCTAATTTATCATGTTAAATTTATTAATAGCTATTCAAAAATTAGTAAGATGAAGTTATTTACTGATATAAATTCACGTGAAAAGACCTTTATTACTGATGACCATTCAAATGCTTATTTTTCTAAAATTCTCCTATGTGTGGAAGGAGAATCTGATTTGGCTTTTTTCAGCAATAAATATATTAGGGATATTTATCCTATATTAAATTTTGTTGATATTTATAAATCCATGTCAAATAAAGTAATTGAAAACATAATACATCCACAAAAACGAAAATATTCAACTACTTGTATTACTCTATTAGATATGGATAAAATACTTAATTTTGATATTAAAAAATCAAAATTTAAACTCAACTCATTTTTCAAAAAAAGCGGTGAGGCTTACAAATACCAACTTTCTTATAATAGTGCTCCGCTTAATTACTTATATAAAAGAATAAGCGGGATTGTTAATAAAAGTCATATAAGTTATGATGATAAGTGGGGATTCTGTGATGATGCGCATTATATTACATTAGTAAAGTTGCTCAAAGAATACTTTGCAAGTCAATCAATCTTTATCAATGCTACTACGATTGAAGGAATGATTGTAAACAAGGATAATTTGCAGATTTTTACAGACTTTTATTTGAAAAAATTAAGTGACAGTGAGTTAATAAAATTTCACAGTATATATGATTCTTTTATAACTGTTACTGAAAAGTGCAATTTTTTAAGGCTTTTATGCAATGGGAAATCTGATACCATCTTAAATACTGACAAATTAAAATTACCCAAAACTGAAACTAAAAACATTGAAATATTGAGAAAAAGAAAGACTGACGGATGGATGAGTGAGTTTATTGAGTATTACCTGGAAAAACTGATTGAGCGAACAGGATTGGTATTCAGTAACTTTAAGGAGTACAAATCTCTGGTAAATAAGTATCCCGATTTAAAAAATTTTATAACGAATGAATTTAAAGTAGATTTTAAAGAACTTAACAGCTTAATACAATTGATTGAATTAAATAGTGGTGTTATAATATAA
- a CDS encoding DUF4956 domain-containing protein, which produces MDSILNSSFIKNATAVSGFDMFLGIIVSFLIGFFIYMVYKKTFSGVMFSANFGLSLIGMAMITCAVILAVSSNVVLSLGMLGTLSIVRFRTALKDPFDIVFLFWAITSGIIVGAGMIPLAVVTSLLMGIVMTVFVNRKSRTTPYIIVINCENSNVEDGVIDLIESKSAKSTIKGKTVSKTGMELTVEVQLKDGYSKFVNDIIEIEGVVNAVMVSYNGEYMG; this is translated from the coding sequence GTGGACAGTATCTTAAATTCGAGTTTTATAAAGAATGCCACAGCGGTAAGCGGTTTTGATATGTTTTTAGGAATTATAGTTTCATTTTTAATAGGATTTTTTATTTATATGGTTTACAAAAAGACATTTTCGGGGGTAATGTTTTCAGCAAATTTCGGGCTATCGTTAATAGGAATGGCAATGATAACATGTGCGGTTATACTGGCAGTTTCCAGCAATGTAGTACTTTCCCTCGGTATGTTGGGCACACTTTCAATAGTTAGATTCAGGACGGCACTAAAAGACCCCTTCGACATAGTCTTTTTATTTTGGGCAATTACATCAGGAATAATCGTTGGTGCCGGAATGATACCCCTTGCAGTTGTAACAAGTCTTCTAATGGGTATCGTTATGACTGTTTTTGTTAACAGAAAAAGCAGGACCACACCCTATATAATAGTAATTAATTGTGAAAACTCAAATGTTGAAGACGGCGTAATTGATTTAATTGAATCAAAATCGGCAAAGTCAACTATTAAAGGTAAGACGGTATCCAAAACAGGTATGGAGCTTACGGTGGAAGTTCAGTTAAAAGACGGATACAGCAAATTTGTTAATGATATAATTGAGATTGAGGGTGTTGTAAATGCCGTTATGGTCAGTTATAACGGAGAATACATGGGGTAA